One segment of Sulfobacillus thermosulfidooxidans DSM 9293 DNA contains the following:
- the argH gene encoding argininosuccinate lyase has protein sequence MDMARSPRLQAQLDQQAAHFTASVFFDWRLLPYDVRGSIAHVTMLAEQQIVTPEAAEKIIAGLEQIRQEWESGQLTPRLEWEDVHMNVEGRLAEIIGPVSGMLHTARSRNDQVALDMHLYMLDVGEQLKWGLLDVIHALLERASADFDVIIPGYTHMQAAQPVLLSHHWLAYKSMFIRDFERLSQWRERTNYSPLGAGALSGTPYPTNPGRTAELLGLGHVYDNSIDAVSDRDFLLEFLSWASLTMVHMSRLAEELVLWSSQEFGYVRISDAYSTGSSIMPQKRNPDVAELTRGKAGRVIGRLQGLLTTMKGLPLAYDSDMQEDKEAVFDVVDTMNSVLIVVSGMLRTLTVNRDRIAKRLGNDFTAATDLADMLVKSGMTFREAHHLVGHVVSALESVGKGFQDVDANWLKTVAPQINPEWLKQLSPENLVEKRQQPMGTAPKRVKEHIVATQKWLADQGYRFSS, from the coding sequence ATGGATATGGCTCGAAGTCCCAGACTTCAGGCTCAGCTCGATCAACAAGCGGCTCATTTTACGGCATCGGTTTTTTTTGATTGGCGGTTACTTCCTTACGATGTGAGGGGATCCATTGCCCATGTGACGATGCTGGCGGAACAACAGATTGTGACACCAGAAGCGGCTGAGAAAATTATTGCGGGGCTCGAACAAATCCGTCAGGAATGGGAATCGGGTCAACTGACTCCCCGTCTTGAATGGGAAGATGTGCATATGAACGTCGAAGGACGTTTGGCCGAGATTATTGGTCCTGTGAGTGGGATGCTCCATACGGCCAGGAGCCGCAATGACCAAGTGGCTTTGGACATGCACTTGTATATGTTAGATGTCGGCGAACAATTGAAGTGGGGATTGCTTGATGTCATTCATGCTCTCCTCGAGCGGGCTTCTGCCGATTTCGATGTCATTATTCCCGGTTATACGCACATGCAAGCTGCTCAGCCTGTCCTGTTGTCCCATCATTGGTTGGCGTATAAGAGTATGTTTATTCGGGATTTTGAGCGTTTAAGCCAATGGCGGGAGCGGACCAATTATTCACCTCTTGGGGCCGGAGCCTTAAGTGGGACACCCTATCCGACAAATCCTGGCCGAACGGCTGAATTGTTAGGTCTTGGCCACGTGTATGACAATTCGATTGACGCCGTTTCAGACCGCGATTTTCTTCTTGAGTTTTTGTCTTGGGCTTCTTTGACGATGGTGCATATGAGCCGACTAGCGGAAGAACTGGTATTGTGGTCTAGTCAAGAATTTGGTTATGTGCGCATTTCGGATGCTTACTCAACGGGTTCCTCCATTATGCCGCAAAAAAGGAATCCTGATGTTGCAGAATTAACCCGGGGAAAGGCAGGGCGTGTGATTGGCCGCTTGCAAGGGCTACTGACCACCATGAAAGGCCTGCCTTTGGCCTATGATTCCGATATGCAAGAAGACAAAGAAGCGGTCTTTGATGTGGTCGATACCATGAACAGCGTGCTGATAGTCGTCTCTGGGATGTTAAGAACATTGACGGTCAATCGCGATCGCATCGCCAAACGCCTCGGCAACGATTTTACGGCGGCGACAGATCTCGCGGATATGCTGGTCAAGTCGGGAATGACCTTCCGCGAAGCGCATCATTTGGTTGGTCATGTCGTCAGTGCCCTAGAATCTGTTGGCAAGGGATTTCAAGATGTGGATGCGAATTGGCTGAAAACCGTTGCCCCCCAAATTAATCCCGAATGGTTGAAGCAACTTAGTCCGGAAAATCTGGTGGAAAAGCGCCAACAGCCAATGGGAACAGCACCTAAGCGGGTTAAGGAGCACATTGTGGCAACCCAAAAGTGGCTCGCGGATCAGGGCTACCGGTTTTCCTCGTAA